One Bacteroidales bacterium DNA window includes the following coding sequences:
- the rplO gene encoding 50S ribosomal protein L15, whose product MDLSNLKPAEGSVKKSKRIGRGQGSGKGGTSTKGHKGAQSRSGYKRKIGFEGGQMPLHRRVPKGGFINFNRVEFHPINLDVLQRLFDAKGISYFDVDVFIENGLADKKDQIKVLGRGQLTAKVDVKAHAFSASARKAIESNGGIATKI is encoded by the coding sequence ATGGATTTAAGTAACTTAAAACCGGCAGAAGGTTCGGTAAAGAAAAGCAAACGCATCGGCAGAGGCCAGGGATCAGGTAAGGGAGGTACATCGACAAAGGGACACAAAGGCGCTCAGTCCAGATCGGGATATAAGCGTAAAATCGGATTTGAGGGAGGTCAGATGCCCCTGCACCGCCGTGTCCCCAAAGGTGGGTTCATCAATTTCAACCGGGTCGAGTTCCATCCCATCAATCTGGATGTACTTCAGCGTTTGTTTGATGCCAAAGGCATTAGTTACTTCGATGTGGATGTTTTCATCGAAAATGGCCTTGCCGATAAAAAGGACCAGATCAAAGTACTCGGACGGGGTCAGCTGACTGCCAAGGTGGATGTGAAGGCGCATGCGTTCTCAGCTTCAGCCAGGAAAGCAATCGAATCAAATGGTGGCATTGCAACAAAAATATAG